One genomic window of Gossypium hirsutum isolate 1008001.06 chromosome D11, Gossypium_hirsutum_v2.1, whole genome shotgun sequence includes the following:
- the LOC107935234 gene encoding importin-5, giving the protein MATDQTQLQLAQLAHILGPDSTHFETLISHLMSSSNDQRSQAESLFHLAKQTHPDSLSLALSRVLSSSPRPELRALSAVLLRKILTPAADYSFLFPLLAESTRAAIKASLLSSLQTEQSKANVKKLCDTISDLASSVVATRGWPELLPFLFQCVNSKNPNLEESALLIFSRLAQNVGETTETLIPHLNTLHSVFFNCLSNPSSCDVRIAALSASVSFIQCISNPKDRDAFQDLLPLMMQTLTEALNSGLEATAQEALELLIELAGTEPRFLRRQIMEVVGSMLQIAEAESLEEGTRHLAIEFIITLAEARERAPGMMRKLPQFIRRLFWVLMNLLVDIEDEPDWYNAESEDEDAGETSNYGVGQECLDRLSISLGGNTVVPVASELFPVFLAASEWQKRHAALIALAQIAEGCSKVMIRNLEQVVSMILNSFHDAHPRVRWAAINAIGQLSTDLGPELQTQYHQRVLPALAGAMDDFQNPRVQAHAASAVLNFSENCTPDILTPYLDGIVSKLLVLLQNGKQMVQEGALTALASVADSSQEQFQKYYDAVMPYLKAILVNANDKSNRMLRAKAMECISLVGMAVGKEKFRDDAKQVMDVLMSLQVSQMESDDPTTSYMLQAWARLCKCLGQDFLPYMSVVMPPLLQSAQLKPDVTITSADSDANVDDDDDESIETITLGDRRIGIKTSVLEEKATACNMLCCYADELKEGFFPWIDQVATTLVPLLKFYFHEEVRKAAVSAMPELLRSAKLAVEKGQAQGRNGTYIKQLTDYIIPALVEALHKEPEVEICGSMLDSLNECIEICGPFLDEGQIKCIVDEIKQVITASSARKQERAERAKAEDFDEEEGEMLKEENEQEEEVFGQLGDLLGTLIKTFKASFLPFFQELTSYITPMWGKDKTAEERRVAICIFDDIAEHCREAALKYYDTYLPFLLEACNDESPDVRQAAAFGVGLCAEFGGSVFKPLIQEALSRLNAVIRHPNALHLDNVMAYDNAVSALGKICQFHRDSIDAAQILPAWLSCLPIKGDLIEAKIVHEQLCSMVERSDQELLGPNNQYLPKIVSVFAEVLCAGKDLATEQTASRMINLIRHFQQSLPASTLASTWSSLQPQQQLALQSILSS; this is encoded by the exons ATGGCCACCGATCAAACTCAGCTCCAACTCGCTCAACTCGCCCACATCTTGGGCCCCGATTCGACTCACTTCGAAACCCTAATCTCCCACCTCATGTCTTCCTCCAACGACCAACGTTCCCAGGCCGAGTCACTCTTCCACCTTGCCAAACAAACTCACCCCGACTCTCTCTCCCTCGCTCTCTCCCGTGTCTTATCCTCATCCCCTCGCCCCGAACTCCGAGCCCTCTCTGCCGTCCTCCTCCGTAAAATCCTAACTCCCGCCGCTGATTACTCCTTTCTCTTTCCTCTCCTGGCTGAATCCACACGCGCCGCCATCAAAGCCTCGCTTTTATCCTCCCTCCAAACAGAACAATCAAAAGCTAACGTAAAAAAACTCTGCGATACAATTTCCGATCTCGCTTCTTCCGTCGTTGCTACTAGAGGCTGGCCGGAACTATTGCCATTCCTCTTCCAATGTGTGAATTCTAAGAATCCCAACCTCGAAGAATCTGCTCTTTTGATTTTCTCTCGATTAGCTCAAAACGTCGGAGAAACAACGGAAACCCTAATCCCTCATTTAAACACTCTCCATTCCGTCTTCTTCAATTGTTTATCAAATCCGTCAAGTTGCGACGTACGAATCGCAGCTTTAAGCGCCTCAGTCAGTTTCATTCAATGTATTTCAAACCCCAAAGATCGGGACGCTTTCCAAGATTTGTTGCCGTTGATGATGCAGACGTTGACCGAGGCGTTGAACTCTGGATTAGAAGCCACAGCTCAAGAGGCTTTGGAATTGTTAATTGAGTTAGCCGGGACTGAGCCGAGGTTTCTAAGGAGGCAAATAATGGAAGTAGTAGGATCGATGTTACAAATTGCTGAGGCGGAGAGTTTAGAAGAAGGAACACGCCATTTAGCCATTGAATTTATAATTACGTTAGCAGAGGCGAGAGAGAGGGCTCCGGGGATGATGAGGAAGTTACCACAATTCATAAGGAGGTTATTTTGGGTGTTGATGAATCTATTGGTGGACATTGAAGATGAACCGGATTGGTATAATGCAGAGAGTGAGGATGAGGATGCTGGGGAAACAAGTAATTATGGGGTTGGTCAGGAGTGTTTGGATAGATTGTCGATTTCATTAGGAGGGAATACTGTTGTACCAGTGGCTTCAGAATTGTTTCCGGTGTTTTTGGCTGCTTCAGAGTGGCAGAAACGACATGCTGCTCTCATTGCACTTGCTCAGATTGCTGAGGGTTGTTCCAAG GTGATGATAAGAAATCTAGAACAGGTAGTGTCAATGATTTTGAATTCATTTCACGATGCCCATCCTCGTGTTCGATGGGCTGCTATTAATGCCATTGGGCAGTTGTCTACGGACTTGGGCCCAGAGTTGCAGACTCAATATCATCAGAGAGTGTTGCCTGCACTAGCTGGAGCCATGGATGACTTCCAGAATCCTCGCGTGCAG GCCCATGCTGCTTCAGCAGTACTTAATTTCAGTGAAAATTGTACCCCAGACATCTTAACTCCATACCTGGATGGGATTGTGAGCAAACTTCTTGTACTGCTTCAG AACGGGAAGCAAATGGTCCAGGAGGGTGCTTTGACGGCTTTGGCATCAGTTGCTGATTCATCTCAG GAGCAATTCCAGAAATATTATGATGCTGTGATGCCTTACTTGAAAGCTATCTTGGTTAATGCAAATGATAAATCTAATCGTATGCTTCGTGCCAAAGCTATGGAGTGCATTAGTTTGGTTGGCATGGCTGTTGGAAAGGAAAAATTTAGGGATGATGCTAAACAG GTTATGGACGTCTTGATGTCATTGCAAGTATCTCAAATGGAATCAGATGATCCAACAACGAGCTACATGTTGCAG GCTTGGGCCAGGCTTTGCAAGTGCCTTGGACAGGATTTTCTTCCTTACATGAGTGTTGTTATGCCCCCTCTGCTTCAATCTGCGCAGCTTAAGCCTGATGTAACAATCACATCTGCTGATTCTGAtgctaatgttgatgatgacgATGATGAAAG CATTGAGACTATCACTCTTGGTGATAGAAGGATAGGGATCAAAACGAGTGTTTTGGAAGAAAAAGCTACAGCTTGCAACATGTTATGTTGTTATGCTGATGAGTTGAAGGAAGGGTTCTTCCCATGGATTGATCAG GTTGCTACGACTTTAGTTCcccttctaaaattttattttcatgaagAAGTTAGGAAGGCAGCTGTTTCAG CCATGCCGGAGCTGTTACGTTCTGCTAAGCTAGCTGTTGAGAAAGGGCAAGCTCAAGGTCGAAATGGAACATATATAAAGCAGTTGACGGATTACATAATACCAGCTTTGGTGGAGGCTTTACACAAG GAGCCCGAGGTAGAAATTTGTGGGAGCATGTTGGATTCATTGAATGAATGCATAGAG ATTTGTGGACCATTTCTTGATGAGGGCCAAATAAAATGCATTGTTGATGAGATTAAACAGGTAATCACAGCTAGCTCAGCTAGAAAACAAGAAAGAGCAGAGAGGGCCAAAGCTGAGGACTTTGATGAAGAAGAAGGTGAAATGCTTAAGGAGGAAAATGAGCAAGAAGAAGAAGTTTTCGGTCAA CTTGGTGATTTGTTGGGAACTTTGATCAAAACATTCAAGGCATCCTTCTTGCCTTTCTTCCAGGAGCTTACATCTTATATAACCCCTATGTGG GGTAAGGATAAAACAGCCGAAGAAAGGAGAGTTGCTATCTGTATATTTGATGATATTGCTGAGCACTGTCGTGAGGCAGCTCTTAA GTATTATGACACATATCTTCCCTTCCTTTTGGAGGCATGCAATGATGAAAGCCCTGATGTTCGACAG GCAGCTGCTTTTGGGGTTGGCTTGTGTGCTGAGTTTGGCGGATCGGTGTTCAAACCTCTTATCCAAG agGCCCTCTCCAGGCTGAATGCTGTTATCAGACACCCTAATGCATTGCATTTGGACAATGTGATGGCTTATGACAATGCTGTTTCCGCTCTTGGAAAAATATGCCAATTTCACCGGGATAGTATAGATGCTGCTCAG ATTCTCCCAGCTTGGTTAAGTTGCTTGCCGATAAAAGGTGATCTGATTGAGGCCAAGATTGTTCACGAACAGCTATGTTCTATGGTTGAAAG GTCAGATCAGGAACTTTTAGGGCCCAACAATCAATATCTTCCTAAGATAGTTTCTGTTTTTGCAGAG GTTTTATGTGCTGGTAAAGATCTGGCA